A genomic window from Paenibacillus sp. FSL K6-0276 includes:
- the fabF gene encoding beta-ketoacyl-ACP synthase II yields MERVVITGMGLISPLGNTIDQFWDRLVSGESGISPITSFDTSNFKSKIAGIVHDFDAEARFGRKEARRMDRFSQFALAAAEDAWTHSGLQLDQIDKERVGVYVGSGVGGIQTLIEQGSVLKGRGPDRVSPTLIPMMISNMAAAMISIKLGALGPTMSPVTACSIGNTAIGEAFRLIRHGGADIVIAGGSEAAITEISLASFGNATSLSSRNEEPIKASRPFDGGRDGFVIGEGGGIVILESLSHAQRRNAKIHEEVIGYGASSDAYHMVATHPEGIGAYQAMKLALNEANLQPNDVDVISAHATSTVVGDRSETLAIKKLFGDQAHRIPITANKSMIGHALGAAGGLEAIALIKSIQEGIIPPTINQEIKDSICDLDYVPNIARKTDLNIGMSNSFGFGGHNAVIVIRKFED; encoded by the coding sequence ATGGAACGCGTAGTTATTACAGGCATGGGCTTAATCTCGCCTCTTGGAAATACAATAGATCAATTCTGGGATCGTCTGGTTTCTGGTGAGTCGGGTATATCCCCAATCACTTCATTTGATACTTCTAACTTTAAGTCAAAGATTGCAGGAATTGTGCATGATTTCGATGCGGAGGCCAGATTTGGCCGTAAAGAGGCACGCAGAATGGATAGATTTAGTCAGTTCGCACTCGCAGCCGCTGAAGATGCGTGGACACATTCCGGTCTACAGCTTGATCAGATTGACAAGGAACGAGTCGGTGTATATGTAGGCTCAGGCGTTGGAGGGATTCAAACCTTGATAGAGCAAGGGAGTGTGCTAAAGGGCCGTGGACCGGATCGGGTCAGCCCCACTTTAATTCCCATGATGATCTCCAATATGGCTGCGGCGATGATCAGCATTAAATTAGGAGCTTTAGGTCCTACGATGTCTCCAGTAACTGCCTGCTCTATTGGGAATACGGCGATCGGTGAAGCCTTCCGGTTGATCCGTCATGGTGGTGCCGACATAGTAATTGCTGGTGGATCAGAAGCAGCCATTACTGAAATCTCCTTAGCCAGTTTCGGCAATGCCACCTCCTTATCCTCTCGAAATGAGGAGCCTATTAAGGCGAGTCGACCTTTTGACGGGGGGCGGGACGGATTTGTCATCGGGGAAGGAGGAGGCATTGTCATTCTGGAGTCACTCTCTCACGCGCAGCGTAGAAATGCCAAGATTCACGAAGAGGTCATCGGCTATGGTGCCAGCTCTGATGCCTATCATATGGTCGCTACCCATCCGGAAGGAATCGGTGCTTATCAGGCAATGAAGCTTGCACTGAATGAAGCTAATCTCCAACCTAATGATGTGGATGTAATCAGCGCTCATGCCACAAGTACAGTAGTAGGTGACCGCTCCGAAACTCTTGCGATAAAGAAGTTATTCGGCGATCAAGCGCATCGGATTCCTATAACAGCTAATAAGTCTATGATCGGACACGCTTTAGGGGCGGCTGGTGGCCTAGAGGCCATAGCCCTGATTAAGAGTATACAAGAAGGAATCATTCCCCCTACTATTAATCAAGAGATCAAGGATTCCATCTGTGATCTAGATTATGTCCCGAACATTGCGCGAAAAACTGATCTTAATATAGGAATGTCTAACTCCTTTGGTTTCGGTGGGCATAATGCTGTCATTGTAATTCGGAAGTTTGAAGACTGA
- a CDS encoding ABC transporter ATP-binding protein, translating into MERLLEVKDLAISFKTHGGEVQAIRGVSFHVDKGETLAIVGESGSGKSVTSQAVMKLVPTPPGEYKRGQILFDGQDLIGKTEKQMQKIRGKEIGMIFQDPMTSLNPMMKVGRQITEVLLKHENISKADANKRGIELLNLVGIPSPERRFNQYPHEFSGGMRQRVVIAMALAANPKLLIADEPTTALDVTIQAQILDLMKELQKKIDTAIIFITHDLGVVARMADRVAVMYAGQIVEMGTAEEIFYDPRHPYTWGLLASMPSLESKGSLLTAIPGTPPDLIKPPKGDAFALRSTYAMQIDMEKEPPMYKVSDTHMVKSWLLHPMAPKVEPPEVVKKRQRVLKNTYPEPVLVENNAK; encoded by the coding sequence ATGGAGCGCCTTTTAGAGGTAAAAGACTTAGCGATATCATTCAAAACACACGGCGGAGAAGTGCAAGCAATCCGTGGTGTTAGCTTCCATGTAGATAAAGGTGAAACTCTAGCGATTGTTGGGGAGTCAGGTTCCGGTAAAAGTGTAACCTCACAAGCAGTTATGAAGCTAGTTCCTACTCCACCAGGTGAATATAAACGCGGACAGATTCTTTTCGATGGACAAGATTTGATTGGCAAGACTGAGAAGCAGATGCAGAAAATTCGTGGTAAAGAGATCGGTATGATCTTCCAAGATCCGATGACCTCACTGAATCCGATGATGAAGGTCGGTAGACAAATTACTGAAGTGCTGCTCAAACATGAGAATATTTCCAAGGCTGATGCGAATAAACGTGGGATTGAGCTTCTTAATCTTGTGGGTATTCCTTCACCAGAACGTCGCTTTAATCAATATCCACATGAATTTAGTGGTGGTATGCGTCAACGTGTAGTTATAGCAATGGCGCTTGCTGCGAACCCTAAACTTCTGATTGCGGATGAGCCGACTACAGCGCTCGACGTAACCATTCAGGCACAAATCCTTGATTTGATGAAAGAATTGCAGAAGAAGATTGATACGGCTATTATTTTTATCACCCATGATCTCGGGGTTGTAGCAAGAATGGCAGATCGCGTAGCAGTAATGTATGCCGGACAAATTGTTGAAATGGGAACAGCGGAAGAGATCTTCTATGATCCAAGACACCCATACACTTGGGGCTTGCTAGCTTCCATGCCAAGTTTGGAAAGCAAAGGATCTTTGCTCACAGCGATTCCAGGTACACCACCCGATCTGATCAAACCGCCAAAGGGTGATGCCTTTGCACTACGTAGCACTTATGCTATGCAGATCGACATGGAAAAAGAGCCACCTATGTATAAAGTTTCGGATACACATATGGTGAAGTCTTGGCTGTTGCATCCGATGGCTCCTAAGGTTGAGCCGCCGGAAGTCGTTAAGAAGAGACAACGCGTGCTTAAGAACACTTATCCAGAGCCTGTTTTAGTGGAAAATAACGCTAAATAA
- a CDS encoding exodeoxyribonuclease III, with protein MKLVSWNVNGLRACVKKGFNDYFKEAEADIFCVQETKLQEGQITLEHAEEYDQYWNYAVKKGYSGTAVFTKIKPISVRYGMEEDEEAEGRIITLEFEHFYLVNVYTPNAKRDLTRLEYRMEWEDRFRNYLLELDKRKPVVVCGDLNVAHEDIDIKNAKANRGNSGFTDEERGKMNTLLESGFIDTFRYLHPELEGVYSWWSYMPKVRERNVGWRIDYFLASSRLAPNVLDAQIDCHIMGSDHCPVILKLADFTN; from the coding sequence ATAAAGCTGGTATCTTGGAATGTTAATGGCCTTCGGGCATGTGTCAAAAAAGGGTTTAATGACTATTTCAAAGAAGCAGAAGCAGATATTTTCTGTGTTCAAGAGACGAAGTTGCAAGAAGGGCAAATTACTTTAGAGCATGCCGAGGAATATGATCAATATTGGAATTACGCAGTGAAAAAGGGCTATTCAGGCACGGCAGTGTTCACCAAAATCAAACCGATCTCTGTGAGATATGGGATGGAAGAAGATGAAGAAGCGGAAGGTCGGATCATTACATTAGAGTTCGAACATTTTTATCTGGTCAATGTCTATACACCTAATGCCAAACGAGATCTGACTCGATTGGAATATAGAATGGAATGGGAAGACCGCTTCCGCAATTATCTCTTAGAGCTGGACAAGCGTAAACCAGTTGTTGTCTGCGGAGACCTAAACGTAGCCCATGAGGATATTGATATCAAGAATGCAAAGGCTAACCGAGGTAACTCCGGTTTTACCGATGAAGAGAGAGGGAAAATGAATACGCTGCTAGAGTCCGGCTTCATAGATACGTTTAGATATCTTCACCCAGAACTAGAAGGAGTATACTCGTGGTGGTCTTATATGCCGAAGGTGAGAGAGCGGAATGTAGGCTGGCGGATTGATTATTTCTTAGCTTCTTCTAGACTTGCGCCTAATGTACTTGATGCTCAAATCGATTGTCATATCATGGGCAGTGATCATTGCCCAGTAATCTTGAAACTTGCTGATTTTACGAACTAA
- a CDS encoding MFS transporter codes for MNAPTLLRGFNFLYFALLAMFIPFLPVYLGEQGLNPAQIGFIIGTGGFVTIIAQPLWGMISDKTRTIRKVLLVLLLCSAVTGYFLFDSSSYVGLILFTMLLYFFLMPIDPLAESLNFQISEAAGISYGSIRTYGALGYGVMALLTGYVMSFFGSHGMAMLFVAISLTSFIVSWFMPDAPVTGKPVTLDSLKHFLSNKETLLFLVLIFISSVPARMNDTFLGVYIRELGGSPELVGQSFFIAAMSEIIVFALSFWWLRKGKELIIISISGAFYFLRFFISAWITDPHLLAYLQILQILTFPVFYSAAIQYLYSIVPEEWRATGQTVLALLFFGVSGILASYAGGALYEAFGGKALYLTISVMSFIGMLFGLILCRIYSKKTHA; via the coding sequence ATGAATGCACCAACACTATTACGAGGGTTTAACTTTTTGTATTTTGCGCTACTGGCTATGTTTATTCCTTTTCTGCCAGTCTATCTAGGTGAGCAGGGTCTAAACCCGGCGCAAATTGGATTCATTATTGGTACTGGAGGTTTTGTTACCATTATCGCTCAACCCTTATGGGGGATGATCAGTGACAAAACAAGAACGATCCGCAAAGTACTACTAGTTCTACTGTTATGTTCTGCGGTGACGGGATACTTTCTATTCGATTCCAGCAGCTATGTGGGACTTATTCTTTTTACTATGCTGCTCTATTTCTTCTTGATGCCTATCGATCCGCTAGCTGAAAGCTTGAATTTCCAGATCTCCGAGGCAGCTGGAATCAGCTACGGGTCCATACGTACATACGGTGCGCTGGGGTACGGTGTAATGGCCTTGCTCACAGGTTATGTGATGAGTTTTTTCGGCTCCCATGGGATGGCCATGTTGTTCGTTGCGATTAGCCTTACAAGCTTTATAGTCAGCTGGTTCATGCCAGATGCTCCAGTCACCGGTAAACCGGTTACACTTGACAGCCTGAAGCATTTTCTTAGTAACAAAGAAACACTGCTGTTTCTAGTGCTCATATTTATTAGCTCCGTTCCTGCACGAATGAACGATACGTTTCTTGGTGTTTATATCCGCGAGCTTGGTGGCAGTCCTGAATTAGTAGGTCAATCTTTCTTTATCGCCGCAATGAGTGAAATTATTGTTTTTGCCCTAAGCTTTTGGTGGTTGCGAAAAGGAAAAGAGTTAATCATTATTTCGATTTCCGGTGCCTTTTATTTTCTTCGATTCTTTATTTCAGCTTGGATTACTGATCCGCATTTGCTAGCTTATCTACAGATTCTTCAAATCCTTACCTTCCCGGTATTCTACTCCGCAGCTATTCAATATCTGTATAGTATTGTGCCTGAGGAATGGCGTGCTACGGGTCAAACTGTACTGGCGCTGCTGTTCTTCGGTGTATCAGGCATTCTCGCTTCTTATGCTGGCGGAGCATTATATGAAGCCTTTGGTGGTAAGGCCCTATACTTAACGATATCCGTAATGTCATTTATCGGTATGCTGTTCGGATTGATATTGTGCCGGATTTATAGCAAAAAGACCCATGCTTAG
- a CDS encoding aminoglycoside phosphotransferase family protein, which yields MESFTKTKLTTDQQSILVGAAFGSHVNIIRSTELTGGYFNAAYDLLLSDGRAMILKIAPSDETDTLSYEHDIMATEVAAMQLMKSKGTVPVPEVYAYDNSKNLISSEFFFMEKIIGQPYNEIKEELSPQQRISIEAELGRYCQLINEIHGERFGLFNASTQIKGTSWRETFKHLMMNLLDDARRLKAKMPIPLETVEAEIISRLHVMDVVTEPRLVHWDLWDGNVFVREGSIVALIDWERALWGDPLMEYYFRYIENSEHFCRGYGNSFDNPNECARKKLYDLYIDLIYFIECYSRKYDSQDHLKWAHDNLLEGWDRFMA from the coding sequence TTGGAAAGTTTTACTAAAACGAAATTAACGACAGATCAGCAGAGCATTCTAGTAGGTGCTGCTTTTGGAAGTCATGTGAACATTATTCGAAGTACGGAACTGACGGGAGGTTATTTTAACGCAGCATATGACCTTCTATTGTCAGATGGTAGAGCCATGATCCTAAAGATAGCGCCATCAGATGAGACAGACACCCTTAGTTACGAGCACGATATCATGGCTACTGAGGTTGCAGCGATGCAACTGATGAAGTCTAAAGGGACAGTACCCGTGCCTGAGGTATACGCTTATGATAACAGTAAAAATTTGATTTCGAGTGAGTTTTTTTTCATGGAGAAAATAATCGGCCAGCCCTATAATGAAATTAAGGAAGAACTGAGTCCGCAGCAGAGAATAAGTATTGAGGCAGAGTTAGGTCGTTATTGCCAGTTAATTAATGAGATTCATGGTGAGCGTTTCGGATTATTCAATGCGTCCACACAGATAAAAGGGACTTCGTGGCGGGAAACATTTAAGCATTTAATGATGAACTTGCTTGACGATGCACGTCGTTTAAAGGCAAAGATGCCCATTCCGTTAGAAACCGTTGAGGCAGAGATCATAAGTCGCCTACATGTTATGGATGTGGTCACTGAGCCTCGTTTAGTACACTGGGATTTATGGGACGGCAATGTGTTTGTGCGAGAGGGCAGCATTGTCGCATTGATTGATTGGGAACGGGCACTGTGGGGCGATCCGCTTATGGAATATTATTTTCGCTATATTGAGAATTCCGAGCATTTCTGCAGAGGTTACGGGAATAGCTTCGACAACCCTAATGAATGTGCTCGCAAAAAACTCTACGATTTATATATCGACTTAATTTACTTCATCGAGTGTTATTCGCGCAAGTACGACAGCCAAGACCACCTTAAGTGGGCACATGATAATCTGCTAGAGGGCTGGGATCGGTTCATGGCTTAA
- a CDS encoding VanZ family protein → MFHSYVFPISYAFMMFPIAALIFTLPFLIVQYRRHGYIHKLRALILYLLLLYLMNAYFLVLLPLPSSRHNVAPSGSIFQLNPLQFIQDIVDGSSIIPDQISTYWSILREPAFLQVIFNIAMTVPFGMFLGYYFRTRWGVCILLSFFLSLSFEITQVTGIYGFFDHPYRLFDVDDLITNTLGGIFGFRIAIWINGLLPRIEQLDTNIDRSAKRVSYTRRGIAFLIDSMVWIIGFGVLYGFDIRSAFWIATGIYFMLIPSLTGGRTLGKWIVRIRVTNSCNRASFWALLIRYGLLYWVMLGVHVLLINSAVTGHLSSIWNMIVHLLVLLVDLAFFIHLVIKIFKKDDQLIYEKLSRTSHVISWPEKRRISDASNSSPIED, encoded by the coding sequence ATGTTTCATTCGTATGTATTCCCTATTTCTTATGCGTTCATGATGTTTCCTATAGCAGCGCTGATCTTCACACTACCTTTTCTCATCGTTCAATACCGTAGACACGGCTATATCCATAAGCTTAGAGCCTTAATCCTATACTTACTGCTGCTCTATCTGATGAACGCTTATTTTCTCGTTTTGCTGCCATTACCTTCATCCCGGCACAATGTGGCACCTTCTGGAAGTATCTTTCAGCTCAACCCTCTACAATTCATACAAGATATAGTGGATGGTTCATCGATCATACCTGATCAGATCTCAACTTACTGGTCGATACTGCGTGAACCCGCTTTTTTACAAGTTATATTTAACATCGCTATGACTGTGCCGTTTGGAATGTTTCTGGGCTATTATTTTCGAACGCGTTGGGGCGTGTGTATTCTATTGTCCTTTTTTCTTTCGTTATCCTTTGAGATCACTCAGGTTACAGGTATCTACGGATTCTTTGACCATCCCTACCGTCTATTTGATGTCGATGATCTAATTACCAACACTCTGGGAGGTATCTTTGGATTTCGAATTGCCATTTGGATCAACGGGTTGCTGCCACGTATAGAACAACTGGATACGAATATCGATCGATCTGCCAAAAGAGTCTCCTACACCCGCAGAGGGATTGCTTTTCTCATCGATAGTATGGTGTGGATCATTGGATTCGGTGTACTTTATGGATTCGATATAAGAAGTGCTTTCTGGATTGCAACAGGTATTTACTTCATGCTAATTCCATCTCTCACAGGTGGGCGGACTTTAGGCAAATGGATTGTACGTATTCGGGTAACGAACAGCTGTAATCGGGCATCTTTCTGGGCTCTTTTGATCAGATATGGTCTGCTATATTGGGTGATGCTTGGAGTTCACGTTCTCCTCATCAATTCTGCCGTGACGGGACACCTGTCATCCATATGGAATATGATTGTTCATCTCCTTGTTCTACTGGTAGACCTAGCTTTCTTTATTCATTTGGTCATTAAGATATTCAAAAAAGACGATCAGCTAATTTATGAGAAATTGAGCCGAACCTCGCATGTTATTTCATGGCCAGAGAAAAGACGTATCTCCGATGCCTCAAACAGCAGCCCTATAGAAGATTAA
- a CDS encoding HXXEE domain-containing protein yields the protein MAVAVTIYVSRSFMRKMYRSMMHMTTRNFALDVLFVYILIVAVTCIAVFFSYHLLYLAVLAGFFFHLFTHLGQTIYLEMYTPSVVTIVLGVLPYSIYAYYRLLDDSVVSVAASE from the coding sequence GTGGCTGTTGCCGTTACTATTTATGTTTCACGATCATTTATGCGAAAAATGTATCGCTCGATGATGCACATGACTACACGTAATTTTGCTTTGGATGTGTTATTCGTGTATATTTTGATAGTGGCAGTAACCTGCATCGCAGTATTCTTTTCATACCATTTATTGTATTTAGCAGTACTTGCAGGGTTCTTCTTCCATTTATTTACTCATCTTGGACAGACTATTTATTTGGAAATGTATACACCTAGCGTTGTTACAATAGTACTAGGAGTTCTTCCTTATTCTATTTATGCGTATTATCGACTATTGGATGACAGCGTGGTATCAGTCGCAGCTAGTGAATAA
- a CDS encoding helix-turn-helix transcriptional regulator: MANQMRLQALSDFLKARRAAISPSSVGLPEGTRRRTPGLRREEVAQLAGVSSTWYTWLEQGRDIKVSSSVLDCIATSLRLTPDERKYLFALALETGTGNVLFQQDESSVISPSLQKILQELKTCPTIISDRRCGIVGWNEAAAHVFLDFSKLPIEERNMIRLLFVRKEFRRLAVNWAQFVSGYLSIFRAYYGQYVEDRWYDEFIEELKGLHPDFNEMWEQSRVSSAPDVLLEFRHAKAGKMLFHLTSLQVHGSADLRCSIYTPAPDSNTELKLQQLMEHTIK; encoded by the coding sequence ATGGCTAATCAGATGAGACTACAGGCATTATCAGATTTCTTAAAAGCACGCCGTGCAGCGATCTCACCCAGCTCTGTTGGACTGCCAGAAGGCACACGCAGGAGAACGCCTGGACTTCGCAGGGAAGAAGTTGCACAGCTAGCGGGGGTAAGCAGCACCTGGTATACGTGGCTAGAACAGGGTAGGGATATAAAAGTTTCGTCATCGGTTCTGGACTGTATTGCGACTTCACTCAGGCTGACTCCGGATGAGCGGAAGTATCTTTTTGCACTAGCACTAGAAACAGGAACGGGAAACGTTCTATTTCAGCAAGATGAATCCTCTGTAATCAGTCCTTCTCTTCAGAAAATATTACAAGAGCTTAAGACTTGTCCTACGATTATTTCGGACCGACGCTGCGGGATTGTAGGTTGGAATGAGGCTGCAGCACATGTGTTTCTCGATTTCTCTAAGCTACCAATCGAAGAGAGAAACATGATTCGTTTATTATTTGTTCGCAAGGAGTTCAGACGTTTAGCCGTAAATTGGGCACAATTCGTAAGTGGTTATCTTTCCATTTTCAGAGCTTATTACGGACAATATGTAGAGGATCGTTGGTACGATGAATTCATTGAGGAATTAAAAGGGCTGCATCCGGATTTTAATGAAATGTGGGAACAAAGTCGGGTAAGTTCTGCTCCAGATGTTCTACTCGAATTTAGACATGCCAAGGCAGGAAAGATGTTATTTCATTTAACCTCGCTACAGGTTCATGGCAGTGCCGATTTACGTTGTAGTATTTATACTCCTGCCCCAGATTCGAATACTGAACTTAAGCTGCAGCAGCTTATGGAACATACGATAAAGTAA
- the fabV gene encoding enoyl-ACP reductase FabV yields the protein MIIKPRTRGFICTTAHPQGCARQVERQIEYIQTQPEIKGPRKVLVIGASTGYGLASRITAAFGAGASTVGVYRQSSSNGTRTASAGWYNSAAFEELAEKSGLQSFSVTGDAFSKETKDRTIQLILSELGQVDLVIYSVASARRTDPVTGEIYNSVIKPIGDTYTNKTVNFHTGEVSQISIEHATDKEIDDTIRVMGGDDWQLWIEALLEAGALADHATTIAFSYIGPELTQSVYRKGTIGRAKDHLESTAHTLNEELSIIDGRAYVAVTKGLVTQSSSAIPVVPLYTSALYKVMKEKGLHEGCIEQTYRLFAERLYALEGTPVDEEGRIRIDDWEMSPAVQNQVTQIWDELTTDNIYELTDLQSYKLEFFQLFGFKTDGVDYEVETDPEEVTITNLR from the coding sequence ATGATTATCAAACCTAGAACACGCGGCTTTATCTGTACTACCGCCCATCCGCAAGGTTGCGCTCGTCAAGTAGAACGGCAAATCGAATATATCCAGACACAACCCGAGATCAAAGGACCACGCAAGGTGCTTGTCATTGGCGCCTCTACAGGATATGGCCTCGCCTCACGGATTACAGCCGCCTTTGGGGCTGGAGCCAGCACGGTGGGTGTCTACCGCCAGAGCAGCAGCAATGGAACCCGTACAGCCTCTGCTGGGTGGTACAATTCAGCAGCTTTTGAAGAGCTTGCAGAGAAATCTGGTCTTCAATCCTTCAGCGTAACCGGTGATGCCTTCTCCAAGGAGACCAAGGATAGAACCATACAACTGATTCTCAGTGAGTTGGGACAAGTTGATCTAGTCATATACAGTGTGGCTTCTGCTCGCCGAACAGATCCTGTGACGGGTGAAATTTATAACTCCGTAATTAAACCTATAGGAGATACCTACACGAATAAAACCGTAAACTTTCATACAGGTGAGGTAAGCCAAATCTCCATCGAACACGCTACCGACAAGGAAATCGATGATACCATTCGAGTCATGGGTGGTGACGATTGGCAGCTTTGGATTGAAGCACTCCTGGAAGCTGGAGCATTAGCTGATCATGCCACCACAATCGCTTTCTCTTATATTGGACCAGAACTCACCCAATCCGTATATCGCAAAGGCACGATTGGGCGTGCAAAAGATCATCTCGAATCAACAGCACATACGCTTAACGAAGAACTTTCTATTATAGATGGTCGGGCATATGTAGCGGTTACGAAAGGTCTCGTCACACAGTCTAGCTCGGCGATTCCTGTCGTACCCCTGTACACTTCTGCGCTATACAAAGTCATGAAAGAGAAAGGACTTCATGAAGGCTGTATTGAGCAAACCTATCGGTTGTTTGCAGAGCGTCTCTATGCATTAGAAGGGACTCCAGTGGATGAAGAAGGCCGTATCCGAATAGATGACTGGGAGATGTCCCCAGCTGTACAGAATCAAGTGACTCAGATCTGGGATGAACTCACTACAGACAACATCTATGAACTGACAGATCTACAAAGCTACAAACTGGAGTTCTTCCAGTTATTTGGTTTCAAGACGGATGGTGTAGATTATGAAGTCGAGACTGATCCAGAAGAAGTTACGATTACAAATCTGCGATAA
- a CDS encoding serine hydrolase, which produces METTSSLQLTRSLPEEQGISSAAISNFISAVENQNLGLHSFMFLRHGYVISEGWWSPYKSDLPHMLFSLSKSFTSTAIGLAVTEKLITLDDSVISFFPEDVPEEITDNLSKMSIKHLLMMGTGQVVDTMDSLHQSADGNWVKAFFTVPVEKEPGTHFLYNTGATYMLSAILQKVTGETLLKYLEPRLFTPLGIRGATWESCPRGINTGGFGLNITTEDIAKFGQLYLQKGIWNHQRLLPEEWIYEATSKRISNGEGDHDWTMGYGYQFWQCQHGAYRADGAFGQICIVLPEKDAVVAITAGTNSIQGILNEVWEHLLPNMKEAPLQEDQTSTANLIDKLQNLSIDPPQLQLSSILEEQINGQTFKFENNQFSLATLSISFNNNEAELTLVDEHGEQKVIRLGRGQWVESFAHILESSTNRIMSSFTWSAEDQLLLSLLFVEMPFLITLDIKILENMLILKQRLNVNMGPLEFVEIVGRI; this is translated from the coding sequence ATGGAAACTACAAGTAGCTTGCAGTTAACTAGAAGTCTTCCAGAAGAGCAGGGCATTTCATCAGCCGCAATATCCAACTTTATTAGTGCAGTAGAGAATCAAAATTTAGGTCTGCACAGCTTTATGTTCCTTCGGCATGGTTATGTGATCTCTGAAGGTTGGTGGTCTCCTTATAAGTCTGACCTTCCACATATGTTATTTTCCCTTAGCAAAAGCTTCACCTCAACCGCTATCGGACTTGCGGTTACAGAAAAGTTAATCACGCTCGACGATTCGGTCATTTCATTTTTCCCGGAAGATGTACCTGAAGAGATTACGGACAATTTATCCAAGATGAGCATTAAGCATCTATTGATGATGGGAACAGGGCAAGTCGTGGATACTATGGATTCACTTCATCAAAGTGCAGATGGAAATTGGGTGAAAGCCTTCTTCACGGTCCCTGTGGAAAAAGAACCTGGAACGCACTTTCTCTATAATACCGGCGCTACTTACATGTTATCCGCAATTCTTCAAAAGGTCACCGGCGAAACGCTGCTAAAATATTTAGAACCACGACTCTTCACGCCTCTTGGCATCCGTGGTGCAACTTGGGAATCATGTCCACGTGGAATCAACACAGGCGGATTCGGTTTAAACATAACCACAGAGGATATCGCTAAATTCGGTCAGCTATACTTGCAGAAAGGCATCTGGAATCATCAGCGTCTTCTGCCTGAGGAGTGGATCTATGAAGCCACTTCTAAACGCATTTCAAATGGCGAAGGCGATCATGACTGGACGATGGGCTATGGATATCAATTCTGGCAATGCCAGCACGGAGCTTACCGGGCAGACGGTGCATTCGGTCAAATCTGTATCGTGCTTCCAGAAAAAGATGCTGTAGTTGCTATCACTGCCGGAACAAATAGTATTCAGGGTATATTGAATGAAGTGTGGGAGCATCTACTACCCAACATGAAGGAAGCCCCCCTTCAGGAAGATCAAACATCAACAGCCAATTTGATTGACAAATTACAGAATTTATCCATTGATCCTCCACAATTGCAACTGTCATCTATTCTAGAAGAGCAAATCAACGGCCAAACATTTAAGTTCGAAAACAACCAATTTTCACTAGCTACCTTATCCATATCTTTTAACAACAACGAAGCTGAACTTACTTTAGTAGATGAGCATGGTGAGCAAAAAGTTATTCGTCTTGGCCGAGGGCAATGGGTCGAAAGCTTTGCACATATCCTTGAGTCTTCTACGAACCGGATCATGTCCAGCTTTACTTGGTCTGCAGAAGATCAGCTTCTATTATCCTTGCTGTTTGTTGAAATGCCTTTCTTGATTACACTTGATATTAAAATTCTAGAGAACATGCTAATCCTTAAGCAGCGGCTAAATGTAAATATGGGCCCGCTTGAATTCGTTGAGATCGTTGGCAGAATTTAA